The Leguminivora glycinivorella isolate SPB_JAAS2020 chromosome 17, LegGlyc_1.1, whole genome shotgun sequence genome has a window encoding:
- the LOC125235170 gene encoding uncharacterized protein LOC125235170 isoform X2: MCNSGFILLLYCACAFCDNATNSASNHEESYASNNVKKPVEHENVIVISKNKCSGNLALHEGNTWVLVKADFPVDIAKCWHAQEAKTEFSRDNGIAKVTFPQHHTMLIFMENIDSSFAGSWNCLFQAQNNSLSQPVSCSIKIEVRAGTYQSASASLLEIIQSSKQSTDKWMWVGILIGIAITFSVALVAVFIYYKRKVDRCVCDSGNANRSDRPSLAIPEQTDDYERASITSATSDSACVRPWLYPKEDQKL; the protein is encoded by the exons ATGTGTAACAGCGGGTTTATCTTGTTACTCTACTGTGCTTGTGCTTTTTGTGATAACG CTACCAATTCAGCATCTAACCATGAGGAATCTTATGCATCTAACAATGTTAAAAAACCAGTGGAACACGAAAATGTCATTGTGATCAGCAAGAATAAGTGCAGCGGCAATCTAGCGTTGCACGAGGGCAATACTTGGGTCCTCGTGAAAGCGGATTTCCCCGTCGACATAGCCAAGTGTTGGCACGCACAAGAGGCTAAGACTGA ATTTTCCAGAGATAATGGAATAGCGAAG GTAACATTTCCCCAGCACCACACAATGTTGATCTTTATGGAAAACATTGACAGCTCGTTCGCGGGTTCGTGGAACTGTCTGTTTCAGGCTCAGAACAACAGCCTCAGCCAACCAGTTTCCTGTTCCATCAAAATCGAAGTTCGAG CAGGTACATATCAATCTGCAAGTGCATCCTTACTGGAG ATTATCCAGTCTTCAAAACAAAGCACAG ACAAATGGATGTGGGTAGGAATATTAATTGGAATAGCCATAACCTTCAGCGTTGCTCTGGTGGCCGTGTTCATCTATTACAAACGAAAAG TGGACCGGTGCGTATGTGACAGTGGTAATGCCAATCGTTCGGACCGCCCGTCGCTAGCCATTCCAGAACAAACAGATGACTATGAGCGCGCTTCTATCACCTCGGCAACCTCGGACAGT GCGTGTGTCCGGCCCTGGCTGTACCCCAAAGAGGACCAAAAGTTATAA
- the LOC125235170 gene encoding uncharacterized protein LOC125235170 isoform X1 produces the protein MCNSGFILLLYCACAFCDNATNSASNHEESYASNNVKKPVEHENVIVISKNKCSGNLALHEGNTWVLVKADFPVDIAKCWHAQEAKTEFSRDNGIAKVTFPQHHTMLIFMENIDSSFAGSWNCLFQAQNNSLSQPVSCSIKIEVRAGTYQSASASLLEIIQSSKQSTDKWMWVGILIGIAITFSVALVAVFIYYKRKVDRCVCDSGNANRSDRPSLAIPEQTDDYERASITSATSDSVYEGVCPALAVPQRGPKVINIRRPY, from the exons ATGTGTAACAGCGGGTTTATCTTGTTACTCTACTGTGCTTGTGCTTTTTGTGATAACG CTACCAATTCAGCATCTAACCATGAGGAATCTTATGCATCTAACAATGTTAAAAAACCAGTGGAACACGAAAATGTCATTGTGATCAGCAAGAATAAGTGCAGCGGCAATCTAGCGTTGCACGAGGGCAATACTTGGGTCCTCGTGAAAGCGGATTTCCCCGTCGACATAGCCAAGTGTTGGCACGCACAAGAGGCTAAGACTGA ATTTTCCAGAGATAATGGAATAGCGAAG GTAACATTTCCCCAGCACCACACAATGTTGATCTTTATGGAAAACATTGACAGCTCGTTCGCGGGTTCGTGGAACTGTCTGTTTCAGGCTCAGAACAACAGCCTCAGCCAACCAGTTTCCTGTTCCATCAAAATCGAAGTTCGAG CAGGTACATATCAATCTGCAAGTGCATCCTTACTGGAG ATTATCCAGTCTTCAAAACAAAGCACAG ACAAATGGATGTGGGTAGGAATATTAATTGGAATAGCCATAACCTTCAGCGTTGCTCTGGTGGCCGTGTTCATCTATTACAAACGAAAAG TGGACCGGTGCGTATGTGACAGTGGTAATGCCAATCGTTCGGACCGCCCGTCGCTAGCCATTCCAGAACAAACAGATGACTATGAGCGCGCTTCTATCACCTCGGCAACCTCGGACAGTGTATACGAAG GCGTGTGTCCGGCCCTGGCTGTACCCCAAAGAGGACCAAAAGTTATAAACATCAGGAGGCCATATTAA